The Quercus robur chromosome 7, dhQueRobu3.1, whole genome shotgun sequence genome has a segment encoding these proteins:
- the LOC126691937 gene encoding alpha carbonic anhydrase 7-like — protein MKNYGLPIFNCWFLLFLLYWQPISITAQTGEEPEFNYIEGSPKGPEHWGELKSEWKLCKIGQRQSPIDILNKDVQVNINPRDLRFNYKASNAIIKNTGHSVEVEWVGDAGSIQINGKQYSLRQCHWHSPAEHLINGKRYDLELHMVHVNTSNQVSVVRAQFYQIGEPDSFLSKFTEELKTLVNNRGKRPIGIIDPRETNTDTFKYYRYNGSLTTPPCDEGVTWIVNAKINTVSSKQVQLLREANFDYRGKDNARPVQALNDRKIFLYGARPW, from the exons ATGAAGAATTATGGTTTACCAATCTTCAATTGTTGGTTTCTACTGTTTCTTCTATATTGGCAACCAATATCCATTACTGCTCAAACTG GTGAAGAGCCTGAGTTTAACTATATTGAAGGGAGTCCAAAAGGACCCGAACACTGGGGAGAACTTAAGTCAGAATGGAAACTGTGTAAGATTGGGCAACGTCAATCTCCAATTGATATATTGAATAAGGATGTGCAAGTTAACATAAATCcaagagatctgaggttcaattATAAGGCATCTAATGCAATCATAAAGAATACAGGTCATTCTGTTGAG GTTGAATGGGTTGGTGATGCTGGATCAATTCAAATCAATGGCAAGCAATACTCCCTCCGACAATGCCATTGGCACTCACCCGCAGAGCATCTCATCAATGGCaaaag GTATGACTTGGAGCTGCATATGGTTCACGTAAACACATCAAATCAAGTTTCTGTTGTACGTGCCCAGTTTTACCAAATCGGTGAGCCCGATTCATTCTTGTCAAAG ttCACAGAGGAGCTAAAAACTTTGGTTAATAATAGGGGAAAGAGACCCATAGGGATAATAGATCCTAGAGAGACAAACACAGATACATTCAAGTATTACAGATATAATGGATCACTCACAACACCTCCTTGTGATGAAGGTGTTACTTGGATCGTCAATGCAAAG ATAAATACTGTCTCAAGCAAACAAGTACAATTACTTCGGGAAGCTAATTTCGAT TACCGTGGAAAGGATAATGCAAGGCCTGTGCAGGCTCTCAATGACCGAAAAATCTTCCTATATGGGGCAAGACCATGGTGA
- the LOC126690953 gene encoding uncharacterized protein LOC126690953 translates to MRKMRFSSRLVDLIMACMGSASYQVLVNGDPRGDIWLTSGIRQDDPLSPYLFLICLEALNQQLQHAARSKVIRGFSLCRNGLRISHLFFADDTLLFCRASRGDLEVILQLLQLYELASGQKLNREKTTVFFSKATTEERRVELVEFLGVNEVREYEKYLGLLAVVGRNKKESLNDIRERVWNKLQGWKERLLSQVGKEVLLKAVVHAIPTFAMSYFKLPKGLIQDIERLIGKFWWGATGRSMQNPLERLGDLVQTKDFGWNGIQEFREVQ, encoded by the coding sequence ATGAGGAAAATGAGATTTTCTAGTCGGTTGGTGGATTTGATCATGGCTTGTATGGGGTCAGCTTCCTATCAAGTTTTGGTGAATGGTGATCCAAGAGGGGATATTTGGCTAACGAGTGGGATTAGGCAGGATGATCCGCTTTCACCATATCTATTTTTGATATGTTTGGAAGCTCTAAACCAGCAATTACAACATGCAGCCAGATCTAAGGTAATTAGAGGATTCTCTTTGTGTCGAAATGGCCTAAGAATCAGTCACTTGTTCTTTGCCGATGATACCTTGCTGTTTTGCCGTGCATCAAGGGGTGATTTGGAGGTAATTCTTCAATTATTACAGTTGTATGAGCTAGCTTCGGGGCAAAAgttaaatagagaaaaaactacGGTGTTTTTTAGTAAGGCTACTACAGAAGAACGAAGGGTAGAATTGGTGGAGTTCTTGGGAGTAAATGAGGTTAGGGAGTATGAGAAGTATCTTGGATTACTGGCTGTGGTGGGTCGAAACAAGAAAGAGAGTCTTAATGACATTAGAGAAAGGGTGTGGAATAAGCTTCAAGGGTGGAAAGAGAGGCTTCTATCTCAAGTGGGTAAGGAGGTCTTGCTTAAGGCAGTAGTTCATGCAATCCCCACTTTTGCTATGAGTTACTTCAAGCTTCCAAAGGGACTTATACAAGATATTGAGAGATTGATTgggaagttttggtggggggCAACGGGGAGATCAATGCAAAATCCATTGGAAAGATTGGGAGACCTTGTGCAAACCAAAGACTTTGGGTGGAATGGGATTCAAGAATTTAGAGAAGTTCAATGA